The Thermoplasmata archaeon genome has a window encoding:
- a CDS encoding geranylgeranylglycerol-phosphate geranylgeranyltransferase, with protein sequence MHPALRLVRAGNLAVSFVGTIVGGLAARGAGIGVPPSFWLYLLLAAGSTALVTAGGNVLNDLDDIEGDRVNHPSRPLVTGAVSVGSARMLTIGLFVGGIELAIPVILVYPLLGVILAAALALILSYEYSLKALGLSGNAAVAALTGLVFLYGGAAAGDALLLVPFALMAFLATLSREVIKDLEDVRGDVDRRTLPKTHGVPIASGVARGAVVAAVALSFVPLVWFLPPASLAGIMYLALVLAADGVFGISIAYLPNRLHWEQTMSKVAMTIALLAFLAVAFR encoded by the coding sequence ATGCACCCTGCCCTGCGGCTGGTGCGGGCCGGGAACCTGGCCGTTTCGTTCGTCGGAACGATCGTCGGGGGCCTCGCCGCCCGAGGGGCCGGGATCGGGGTGCCGCCGAGCTTCTGGCTATACCTGCTCCTCGCGGCCGGCTCGACGGCGCTGGTCACCGCGGGCGGGAACGTACTCAACGACCTCGACGACATCGAGGGGGACCGGGTGAACCACCCGTCGCGGCCGCTGGTCACCGGCGCGGTGTCCGTCGGGAGCGCGCGGATGTTGACCATCGGTCTGTTCGTCGGTGGGATCGAGCTCGCGATACCGGTGATTCTGGTCTACCCGCTGCTCGGCGTGATCCTGGCGGCGGCCCTCGCGCTGATACTGTCGTACGAGTACTCGCTCAAGGCGCTCGGGCTATCGGGAAACGCGGCCGTCGCGGCACTGACCGGTCTCGTGTTCCTGTACGGCGGTGCGGCCGCCGGTGACGCACTCCTCCTCGTACCGTTCGCCCTCATGGCGTTCCTGGCGACGCTGAGTCGGGAGGTGATCAAGGACCTCGAGGACGTCCGGGGCGACGTCGACCGGCGGACCCTGCCCAAGACCCACGGGGTCCCGATCGCCTCGGGCGTCGCCCGGGGCGCCGTGGTCGCGGCCGTGGCGCTGAGCTTCGTACCGCTGGTCTGGTTCCTCCCGCCGGCGTCGCTCGCGGGGATTATGTACCTCGCGCTGGTGCTCGCCGCGGACGGGGTCTTCGGGATCTCGATCGCCTACCTGCCGAACCGGCTGCACTGGGAGCAGACGATGAGCAAGGTCGCGATGACCATCGCGCTGCTGGCGTTCCTGGCGGTGGCGTTCCGGTGA